The Acinonyx jubatus isolate Ajub_Pintada_27869175 chromosome D3, VMU_Ajub_asm_v1.0, whole genome shotgun sequence DNA segment TGGGGGTTTACTGCTAGTTCTCTTGGTCAGGATATAGAGGACATGACTGAAACAGTATGTTAAGGAGAGAAGTACTTGGAAAATCCTTTTTTCCAGAGGTGATAGTTCTTTGTGCCCTTAGCCAGTTAGTGTCAAGACACAAGTCTGGGAAAGAAATTGGATCAGTTGCTTacattcttctctcccttctttcccaccTTGGCAGATGCTGAGAGttggaaaagcaaaagcagatgtGTGGCCCAAAACTGCTCCAAAGAAAGGTGAGAATGGCCCTCTGGTGGAGGGGGAGTTTGGCTCCTTTCAGAAAGTAAATTAACACtggtattttatagatgaaaacagCTTAGTTCCTCCTGCTCCTGTGGACAGCGATGGGGAGAGTGATAACTCAGACCGTGTTCCTGTGCCCAGTTTCCAAAATTCCTTCAGCCAAGCTATTGAAGCAGCCTTCATGAAACTGGACACACCAGCTACTTCAGATCCCCTCTCTGGTAAAGGCAAAGAAACGGAGTGCTCAGTACAGAGTTGTCATTCCCACCTGGATCCAGTGGTGGGCATCACTAATTAGTCAGGCACTTTTCTCTTGAGCCCCTAGGCTCACATGCTCATGTCAGCTAGGACGTTTTTGCCACCCCAAATTAATTACTGAGGCCCAGCTGTGAAATTCTGAAGAACTCtatattttttccctctaagACGTAATGGAGAGTAGATTTTAGAATCCTGAGTTTGGTAGAAGGTGGCCAATAGGTGGAGAAGTCAGGCTTGAAGCCCACGCCACTCTGTAGTATTCAGTTAGACAAGATCACTAGCATTCGTGGTGTGCCTTTGCTGTGCCTACCTAGCCTTGTGCTCATTTTATTCTCCCAACAACCATATTAAAGGGGTAGGActatgttacagatgaggaaacgggtCTAGGGAtgtaaagtgacttgcccagataCCTGGAGTGTGCAAGGACTGGTATCTGGATCCAGGGGGTCTTCATCCTAGAACCTTAACTGCCACTCTGAGACTCTCGGGGACGAAACTGGCTGGGGTAAGGGGATGGCATTCTAAGCTAAGTtctttctgtgtttccatttagaagagaaaggaggaaagaaaagaaaaaaacagaaacaaaagctcCTGTTCAGCACCTCAGTCGTCCACACCAAGTGACACTACTGGCCCTGGCTACCTTCTccatctggttttctttttcctgtgcttttgttttgctgctgtaatttttaagtatttgagtTTGAACAGATTagctctggggggagggggtttccACAGCGTGAGGGGGaaccaagaaaattttaaatacagtgtaTTTTCCAGCTTCCCATCTTTACACCAAAATAAAGTATTGACACACAAGAGATCTCTCTTCCTGCCAAGATTTTTAGTTTGTTACCAGGTTAGTCTTTTTGCCCCATGTAATTAGTTTTTCTCAACCCAAATAAGTTTGAATTCCTTCAACATCCCGCAGAGCAGCCCAAACCAGAGTGTTCTAGCACTGTTCTACTGAGATGTCAGGGCATCATGGCTTCAACACACCTATCagtgtgtcttttaaaaacagttgAATCTTTCGTTTAGTTCTCCTCTTGTTAAAGAAACCGAAGGATGGGAATAAAACAGACTTAGGATACCCAGCCTGAATTGCagtttttcttctgagaaatggTCAGCTGTGGTGCCAGACCTGGGTTGCTTACATATGTGATGGAGGGTTTTACACCTCTTGAATGTGGCTTCTGTTTGTCAAGGAAATGTGTAATTGTCACTAAAGAAGGCCTGGAACCTGCCAACTTTTAGGTCAAGCCTGTTAAAAGTGACAGTGGCCTCAGTTGTAGGAGCGGCAGAGTAGGGCAGGTTTGAAAGCGGTGGGGGTACCCACTGCCTCCTTTTGTCTGAAGCAGTCTGTGCCTTGGTTTCAGCTGAATTTGAGTGATGTGAATTATTTTGCTGCTTAATAAAGTGACCTCTAGGTATAGTAGAATGTGAAGGCAAATAGTTGCAATAAATCACTTGCACAAGCAATGCGAACTTTCtggttttttaaagttcattataGGTTAGATAGACATACCTCTTAAATaggttaagacttttttttttcaaagtttattctgagagtgtgggagaggggagagagagggagagagagagagagagagagagagagagagaatcccccaagcaggccctgcactgtcagcacagtacctgacagtgggggcccgaactcacgaaccctgagaacatgacttgaaaaaaatcaagagtcagatggatgtttaactgactgagccacccaggctcccccttaaATAGGTTAAAGTAACAACACTAGAAGTTTGAGCACTCTTATCATGGAGCAATGTCTCTCCTGGTGTCAGGCCCAAAGGGTTCTTGAGTTGGGCTTAGCTTTAACCCGTCATTCTTAAAAGGAAGAGGTTCAGAAATTCTGGAATAGGAACTCTCCTGGGTGGATGAGGGTGTTTCAGCCCTGAAAATGAGGGGACATgttgaaacaaaaattacaaatccTTCTGTTAAATGTGTAAGGGACTCCGAATAACATGTTTTATTCAAAAAAACATCCTAGAAATGTCAGTAGGTAGTAGATCAAAACCTTCCTGCTTCTGTGAGTGTGGCAGGGTCACGGGTTTTCAGGTACCTGTCAGGTGAAAGACAGTAGGGAAGGGAGGAATTGCAGAAAACTACTGGAAGTTGGCAACTGCTGCTTGGCTTTGTAGTGATGTCAGGCAAGGCTAGGTTTTGTTCCCCCTCAAGAAAAGTGCAAAAACTGTGTCATCCTGTTACCTGATTATTATTGGTAAGGAATCTGGCATTTTTAAGGCCCTGTGGGTCAGGAATGAGACCAGCTATAAATTTGTACCAGTTCACTTGCTGTGTCTCACCAATACACTTACTCTGAGTGACTGGGAATACTTAGGGTTCATCCTAGGGATTGGGGCACAGGGCTCAAGTGGGAGGCTATGCATCTGCTATCCTATAGGGGAGCCAGTCTTCCCAGTGAGGCCAGGGGTTGAGGGGGAAGGAGACCTGGCCAAACTTGAACTTAAGTAAGCTAAATGCTACAGAAGCCAAGGACATTTATTAAACCTACTCTGGCCAGGCAATTAGATACAGAGATGTCTGTAACCACAGGGGCTTCACCTGCCGAACCACTTAACCAGGCACTGGTAGGTAAAAGTGACTTCAGTTTAAGTGAACACATCCTCCATTTTAAGCTGATAACCTGGCCTCTGGTCAGCAGTCATCCAGTTTGGGAAACCGTAGTAGATGCTGCTGCCTTCCCAAAATGTCCTGTTCCAGCAAGTGGGCCCTGAATCTTGGGCACAGCATAGCCTGCAGAAATTCACTCCATTGCTTCagaaggctcctcactgccaCTATCTGAAAGCTGCTCCTCATCTGACCTCTCCTCTAGTAAACAGCTTCTTGTGACAGACTTCTGGATAGCTTCCCGCTCTCCTGGAAAGGCAGACAGCAGGGATGAAAGAGGTCTTTGGGAGTGACCTCTTACTCAGGTTAGTTACTGTTCAGTGGGCACTGGGCTAATGTCGCTTACCTTCATCAGTGCAGTTCTGCAATAACATCAATAGCTGTCTCCTGTTGTAACGAATCAGGAACTTCTGACATGTTCGGATTGTACCTGGCACATGAAAGAGCTTTGTGGTCAACAGCTTGTGAAAGGTGTCTGCTTCAAGTCTTTCCAAGCTAGGTGAAAACGTCTTGTTCTTGGCAGGATAGCAGGAAGACCCACCCGCTGTCAAGACTGAACCCTGAACCTGTTAGTATTAGAAATCAGCAACCATACCATATGCACCCCTACCTCCCACGTGCAAAGTGTTAAGAAAACACGGGTAACGGTGTCCTTTGTTCTCCAAGTATGTGATGAAAGGAAGAGCTGAGCACACGAGTTGGTAGAATTCTTTCCGGCATCGAAGTAGCACTATTCCAGTATAGGCATTGAGGTATCGCactacagggaaaaaaatcattttgggaGACTTTGGATTCACTTAAAAATCTTAAGACTAATTGAGAGTCTACTAGGTGACAGGCAGTGGCACTTGGGATGTATTATCAAATGGGTAAAAACAAATTCCTAAAGGAAAAGAGCTTTAGAACAGACCTTCATTTATGGAAAGGGGACAAACCACATCCAGTGCTTTGCACACCACTCGGAACTGGTGAATGAATTCAGAATTATAAATGCTCTTCTAAATCACTGATAAGTGAGGTTGGGGCTAGCAGAGATCCACCTCCCTCAGAGAAAACTCTTGGCTGAAAGGTGGTTCTATTGCAACTGGGCTCTGTAGGTCTTGAAGCAGCCAACTGCAAATGACCTGATGTAGGAGAATtgtgcctgtgtgcatgcatgtgattCTCCAGTATTCAATTTTGAGCACAGGGTAAAGGAGGGAGCGAATTTAAAAAACTTGGTGCTGTGGGAAGAATCCTCTTCCTCATTTACATACACACAATTATGAGTTCTGTACTCTACCTGCCTGTACTATTAAGGGCTTTTTAGAGGTAATTTTGACAATTTTTCGCACCATAGGATGTCAATGTAACAAATAGCTTTCTCGGAATTATACACGTCTTCCCCCATTTAACTCATTATCCTGCTTAATTCAATCGCAATCCCCCAAAATACTATGTCAAACAGGCAAAGGAGATTCTTGCCCCAAGTCCCATCGCCTTctgcttttagcttttttttccttaaaaaaattttttttactgcttatttttgggagagcgtgagaggggtaggggcagagagagggagacacagaatccgaagcaggggctccaggctctgagctgtcagcacaagagctctacctggggctggaactcactgtcagatcatgacctgagctgaagtccgacgacacttaaccaactgagccacccaggcgcccccgctttTAGCTTTCTGCCTAACTTCGGACTCGTTCAGACTTCCGGCTCAGGCTTCAAGTGGCCTCAAGAGGACGATATCGTACAGTGAGGATTGTGTATCGAGCTTGGAAGCTCCTGCGGTCACTCctaccccttccttctccctttccgcCCCGTTCCCTCCCAAACCCGCCGTCCACCTTGTTCCCCAGCACCCTCGCACCCGCGAAGCCGATGGAGCAGGAGGCGGCGCCGAAAGTCCCGTGCACGCGAGCGATTGTGTCTCGTACGAGGCCGCCCAGCACTCGGTCCTCCAGACTCAGACGGCAGCGGGGGTCATCAGACACGACTTCGCAGAGCAGGTACCTGCGGAGGGCAGCAGGGAAGTGAGCGTGGAGCCGGGGCCGCGAGGACCTAACGGGGCAGGATTTGTCGAGCCGCCGCCGCTTACCTGTGCTTGAATCGCACCATGGCGGTCTCTGCTCCGGCTGCCCTACACCCAAAGCGGATGTCGGTTTCGCTGGCGGCAAATGGGAAATTAGTTTCCGTAATCTTGCAGCCActcagagagggaagcagggtaAGAAGGCGGGGCTAGAGTGTTGGGAGGCCGAGCCCAATGTCAGTCTCCCTTAAGCCCCACCTCCCGCAAACGTTTGGAGGGCGCATGCGCCCTGCTGGACTGCCTCGTTGAGGTTTAGGTATTCCGTGGTTGAGGTCCGCGGTTCCGTGGTGTATGCTTGTGTTGGGTGGTTCTGCTCCACGCCGGAGTTTGCAAATCTGTGTAGGAGGCAGCTGCTGCATTTGGGACTCTCGGGATTTCTGCTTTCTGTTACCTTGCAATACAGTTGTGTATGCATTTATATTCACTCCCTAGACTAGACGGTGGAATTTAAGAGGGCAAGACCCTGCACTTACACGCCTGGGATTGACAAGGGAAATCGGACCCTTAGTTTCAGGTTAGAgctcagtttaattttttattacagccaAATATGTTATTACCGTTTGGGTCTTTCAACAATGTTATGGAGACGGGTGTACtgtcttggtttttgtttgcaAAAACAACCCTTGGTcgttaaattttactttttttttttaatgtttactttttttagagagcgcgagtgggggaggggcagagagagagagagagagagagtgagaattcaaagcaggctctcgggctccaagctctgagctgtcagcaccaagccctacgtggggcttgaaccctggaactgcgagaccatgacctgagccaaaatggaacacttaagggactgagccacccacgcgccccacatt contains these protein-coding regions:
- the POP5 gene encoding ribonuclease P/MRP protein subunit POP5, coding for MVRFKHRYLLCEVVSDDPRCRLSLEDRVLGGLVRDTIARVHGTFGAASCSIGFAVRYLNAYTGIVLLRCRKEFYQLVCSALPFITYLENKGHRYPCFLNTLHVGGTIRTCQKFLIRYNRRQLLMLLQNCTDEGEREAIQKSVTRSCLLEERSDEEQLSDSGSEEPSEAME